A region of Culicoides brevitarsis isolate CSIRO-B50_1 chromosome 1, AGI_CSIRO_Cbre_v1, whole genome shotgun sequence DNA encodes the following proteins:
- the LOC134837946 gene encoding basement membrane-specific heparan sulfate proteoglycan core protein-like: VCVAENGNGSDQAATIIEIERREAPIVELHPKEPQVLRVGESTRFACRVTAGIPYPTVTWKRVDGRPLPAKAEQDYPGVITFHSVGLSDAGTYECVAVNEAGTVSLSSTLEVQEPPTAMFIPDDPYVFVREGHSIEIVCQATGFPTPNVVIKAPKEQNLVSHSPAFERTALGTARIKITLAEKSHDGVYECEATNSAGKDIKYTRVQVGRGDQPPDPEDEYTHRPYPPPDNRVTERPGHIKSRYPAHLNTRSLLTCNVEGSEVHTEWRRADGYPLPHSSQQYSGNLIIEDTQYDAAGLYECVGRTGGSEPFVLQQVELVVIALPRITFSPPMPMNVRAGENVVIHCNATGEQPITVTWHPEGGGYLPNAVRASGNYLQFHSITPADAGRYYCTAMNVHGNTTKLAEVIVNRVDTHEHVRPGRVQEVNEGDTISLDCLLPNDILVPGVRFEWHRVAQEMPRTARYNDNKLILSDVSEYDAGRYECRMIYSNGQVTRNHVELKIKRYEIVTIVCTHVDYVCVPRDVLCESLCSGYKQCVGQSDEEVCKSTEMRTKKETQKIHRRPTKFPFMLKDNLIDRDHLPTLSLSPPRSYLKVGDSVVVDCESSEGPEVQIQWEKSGSRPLPSNFHQSGNRLIINDAKERDAGRYSCIGYTQQNHRYVSEYELIVTPIAEIVTSNFPKVEYAEVGASLDLHCNSNSYPATYLWTRQHGSFQADQNVNSNTLSLNDVQASDAGTYICTVRHNEQRIDNPTILVVTGAIPFFPQSPNSYMAFNKIDKAYARFNFEVTFKPEQNDGLILYNGARRSDGDYIALSLRDGYVQFKYKFGVNQGSVESAQPLQEHKWATVKVNRQRQNGFMIVDDQAPVSFSNSRFYGLNLEDNLYLGGVPSFDVVPKDAVHEKRGFVGCISRLSINEREIQLNQEAIKTEGTTACEPCANEPCKHAGVCLETQTKSGYTCVCQEGYTGRNCQVEGSHCTPDVCNTGRCLDTDDGISCFCPLNRTGDRCQYREHYDSDTLSFKDGSYATYDRLQSKKTLKFKIRPNSINDSVLIYTAESEKAYGDYFAVVIKDRHIELRYSVGGKITPVVIRSDAPIKPNEWTEISVGRTKNGVGFLQVGNGAEKTEPRLSARAQSIFLKIPLYVGGYDKRILLNQGVEVSRGFDGCITGLEIAGRPVNMIAEMRDAANVENCGYAMSHNSENEIDNDIQSGTCHPGYIGANCETLYDACLALEPCENGGTCQSMKNGEYKCLCPYPSSGVNCENTITLLFDTHYKDNSYLEVNRSILSPKVDLNETGIAILFSTKKSDGLLFWQGQPKGTPFEGQDFLAVAIVDGLIEFSFRLNEEESLLKNTYTKVNDGSRHIVIIKQEETRFSLEVDSFVQHGETRPTGKTTIHLPGNVLIGGAPDINSFTGNRYTQNFNGCIHIMETTAGTPINLTEAAVSGVNIDTCPSDETNTLSGPEDYDEPLVV; encoded by the exons GTATGTGTTGCTGAAAATGGAAATGGAAGCGATCAAGCTGCTACAATCATCGAAATCGAAC GTCGAGAAGCTCCAATTGTCGAGCTTCATCCAAAAGAACCACAAGTTCTCAGAGTTGGCGAATCAACGAGATTCGCTTGTCGCGTTACTGCAGGAATTCCATATCCAACAGTCACATGGAAACGTGTTGATGGAAGACCTCTTCCTGCTAAAGCTGAACAAGACTATCCGGGAGTCATTACTTTCCATTCAGTTGGATTATCGGATGCAGGAACATACGAATGCGTTGCTGTCAATGAAGCTGGCACGGTATCTCTCTCATCAACATTGGAAGTTCAAGAACCTCCAACTGCAATGTTTATTCCTGACGATCCATATGTCTTTGTTCGCGAAGGTCATAGCATTGAAATTGTTTGTCAAGCAACAGGTTTCCCAACACCAAATGTCGTAATTAAAGCaccaaaagaacaaaatttggTTAGCCATTCTCCTGCATTTGAGAG aACTGCTTTGGGAACTGCGAGAATCAAGATCACATTAGCAGAAAAGAGTCATGATGGTGTCTATGAATGCGAAGCAACGAATTCAGCAGGAAAAGATATTAAATACACAAGAGTTCAAGTTGGAAGAGGAGATCAAC ctCCAGATCCAGAAGACGAATATACTCATAGACCATATCCTCCGCCAGATAATCGTGTTACTGAAAGACCTGGACATATAAAATCCAGATATCCAGCTCATTTGAATACGCGATCTCTTTTGACTTGCAATGTTGAAG GTTCTGAAGTACATACTGAATGGCGACGAGCTGATGGATATCCATTACCACACTCTTCTCAACAATACAGCGGAAATCTCATAATTGAAGATACTCAATACGATGCTGCTGGACTTTACGAATGTGTTGGAAGAACAGGAGGAAGCGAACCATTTGTTTTACAACAAGTTGAACTTGTTGTTATTGCTTTGCCTCGAATTACTTTTAGTCCTCCAATGCCGATGAATGTACGAGCTGGAGAAAATGTTGTTATCCATTGTAACGCAACTGGCGAGCAACCAATTACCGTTACTTGGCATCCTGAAGGCGGCGGTTATTTGCCAAATGCAGTTCGTGCGAGCGGAAATTATTTGCAATTCCATAGTATTACGCCCGCAGACGCAGGACGTTATTATTGTACAGCAATGAATGTACATGGAAACACAACTAAATTAGCAGAAGTCATCGTAAATC gCGTAGACACTCACGAGCATGTTCGTCCCGGAAGAGTTCAAGAAGTCAACGAAGGAGATACAATATCCTTAGATTGTCTTTTGCCAAATGACATTTTAGTCCCGGGTGTACGa TTTGAATGGCATCGCGTTGCACAAGAAATGCCTCGAACTGCTCGTTATAACGACAATAAACTAATTTTGTCAGATGTCTCCGAATACGATGCAGGTCGTTACGAATGTCGCATGATTTATTCAAATGGTCAAGTGACAAGAAATCATGTTGAACTCAAGATTAAGC GATATGAGATAGTAACTATTGTTTGTACACATGTTGACTATGTTTGTGTACCTCGAGATGTTTTATGTGAAAGCCTTTGCTCTGGATATAAGCAATGTGTAGGACAAAGTGACGAAGAAGTTTGCAAATCTACGGAGATGAGGACCAAAAaggaaactcaaaaaattcatcgaaGACCGACAAAATTCCCGTTTATGCTGAAAGATAACTTAATtg ATCGCGATCATTTGCCAACGCTAAGTTTGTCACCCCCAAGATCATATTTGAAGGTTGGCGACTCAGTAGTAGTTGATTGCGAATCATCCGAAGGCCCTGAAGTACAAATCCAATGGGAAAAGAGTGGATCAAGACCATTACCATCAAac ttCCATCAAAGCGGAAATCGTTTGATTATCAATGATGCCAAAGAACGTGATGCAGGACGTTATTCATGTATTGGATATACACAACAAAATCATCGTTATGTCTCTGAGTATGAGCTTATTGTAACGCCAATTGCTGAAATTGTCACAAGCAATTTCCCAAAAGTTGAATACGCTGAAGTTGGTGCATCTTTGGATCTTCATTGCAATTCAAATAGTTATCCCGCAACATATCTATGGACCCGTCAACATGGTTCATTCCAAGCTGatcaaaatgtcaattcaaatacCTTGAGTTTGAATGATGTTCAAGCTTCTGATGCAGGAACATACATTTGCACAGTACGTCATAATGAACAACGCATCGATAATCCAACAATATTGGTTGTAACAGGCGCTATTCCTTTCTTCCCGCAATCGCCAAACAGTTATATGGCATTCAACAAAATCGATAAGGCTTATGCACGTTTCAACTTTGAAGTTACGTTCAAACCAGAACAAAATGATGGTTTGATTCTTTACAATGGAGCTCGTCGATCGGATGGCGATTACATTGCTTTGTCGTTGCGCGATGGGTATGTTCAATTCAAATACAAATTCGGTGTGAATCAAGGATCAGTTGAATCAGCACAACCATTACAAGAACACAAATGGGCTACTGTCAAAGTTAATCGCCAACGTCAAAATGGATTCATGATTGTTGATGATCAAGCGCCCGTTTCGTTCTCTAATTCTCGCTTCTATGGATTGAATTTGGAAGATAATCTTTATCTTGGAGGGGTCCCGAGCTTTGATGTCGTTCCAAAAGATGCTGTTCACGAAAAACGAGGATTTGTTGGATGTATCAGTCGATTGTCTATAAATGAACGTGAAATACAACTAAATCAAGAAGCTATTAAGACAGAAGGAACAACTGCATGCGAACCTTGTGCAAATGAACCTTGCAAACATGCCGGAGTTTGTTTAGAAACTCAAACAAAGAGCGGTTACACATGTGTTTGTCAAGAAGGTTACACAGGAAGAAATTGTCAAGTTGAAGGAAGCCATTGTACACCCGATGTCTGCAATACAGGAAGATGTTTGGATACAGATGATGGAATCTCATGTTTCTGCCCATTGAACCGAACAGGCGATAGATGTCAATATCGTGAACATTACGATAGCGACACTTTGTCGTTCAAGGATGGAAGTTATGCAACTTATGA tcgtCTCCAATCAAAGAAAACCCTCAAATTCAAGATTCGACCAAACAGTATTAACGATTCTGTCTTAATCTACACTGCTGAATCTGAAAAGGCTTATGGAGATTACTTTGCTGTTGTCATCAAGGATCGTCATATTGAACTTCGTTATTCGGTAGGCGGAA AAATAACTCCAGTTGTTATAAGATCTGATGCGCCAATAAAACCAAACGAATGGACTGAAATTTCTGTAGGTCGAACAAAGAATGGCGTTGGATTCTTACAAGTAGGCAATGGAGCAGAAAAAACAGAACCAAGATTAAGCGCTCGTGCTCAAAGCATCTTCCTAAAAATTCCTCTTTATGTTGGCGGTTATGATAAGCGTATCTTACTAAATCAAGGCGTTGAAGTATCTCGAGGATTCGACGGATGCATAACTGga CTCGAAATAGCTGGAAGACCCGTTAACATGATCGCTGAAATGCGAGATGCTGCTAATGTTGAAAATTGTGGATATGCAATGTCACACAACTCtgagaatgaaattgataatgaCATTCAATCGGGCACTTGTCATCCGGGATATATTGGAGCTAATTGCGAAACTTTATACGATGCATGTCTTGCTCTTGAGCCCTGTGAAAATGGCGGAACTTGTCAATCGATGAAGAATGGAGAATACAAATGCTTGTGTCCTTATCCATCAAGCGGAGTTAATTGTGAAAACACGATTACCCTCTTGTTCGACACACATTACAAAGACAACAGCTATTTGGAAGTTAACCGCTCCATTTTGTCTCCGAAAGTCGATTTGAATGAAACAGGAATTGCCATTCTCTTTTCCACAAAGAAATCAGATGGTCTTCTCTTTTGGCAAGGACAACCAAAAGGAACTCCGTTTGAGGGACAAGATTTCCTCGCTGTTGCTATTGTTGATGGCTTGATTGAATTCAGTTTCAGATTAAATGAAGAAGAATCGTTGTTAAAGAACACTTACACGAAAGTTAATGATGGCAGTCGACACATTGTAATCATTAAGCAAGAAGAAACGAGATTTAGCTTGGAAGTCGATAGTTTTGTTCAACATGGAGAAACGAGACCAACGGGCAAAACAACGATTCATTTACCGGGCAATGTATTGattg gaGGAGCCCCTGATATTAATAGTTTTACAGGAAACAGATATACTCAAAACTTTAACGGATGCATTCACATTATGGAAACAACAGCTGGTACTCCAATCAACTTAACAGAAGCTGCTGTAAGCGGTGTGAATATCGATACGTGCCCCAG cGATGAAACAAACACGTTGAGTGGACCGGAAGATTACGATGAACCATTAgtcgtttaa
- the LOC134827386 gene encoding beta-1,3-galactosyltransferase 1-like has product MYGQVRSGNRRNNGIENRSLYKRSQQNGKGISYECEIDCEDETVNLLDTSNDDEEVIEVETPSHNTITSKPGRLIFIFICLIFFSLFYIPISQTGTKRRSVALPGWWSNISRNVENYVFPYRNTTIIDPSYICDSRNSEKIFILIVVCSSARNFDARESIRETWGNVSNFNYNKFHKMHEDLKGVFLEPNAKNWEEYTSTEDLSEATILNELKGIAVTEKKEIRPISEQKFTVKLIFLVGQTQYAFMEEEYTDEVQNRINQEAESYGDILQEGFLDTYNNLTLKSIMLLKWVTNNCDDKVKYVLKVDDDTFVNIPNLIHILLGGTVPLYNASVSFYDRESIIVKAAKNRLPNSKNLLVGHLFCGVKPVADVSSKWYSPYYLFPSDMYPSYLSGTAYLMSLNAVHRLYNTSLSTPFFHLEDVYITGICANKTGIKRMHHPLFFYSSIKDKDKQYCSLRGMVSQHHLSPSDMKQAFDLVTNTTSVKCPAPKTKVFLPKLKLQMKRKC; this is encoded by the exons ATGTACGGGCAGGTGAGAAGCGGTAACAGACGAAATAATGGAATTGAAAATAGATCGTTGTACAAACGCAGCCAACAAAATGGAAAAGGAATTAGTTACGAATGTGAAATCGATTGCGAGGATGAGACCGTGAACTTGTTAGACACGAGTAACGACGATGAAGAAGTTATTGAAGTTGAAACTCCTTCACATAATACGATTACAAGCAAACCGGGTcgtttaattttcatcttcatcTGTTTGATTTTCTTCTCCCTATTTTATATTCCAATCTCACAAACAGGCACGAAACGCAGATCTGTCGCATTGCCTGGATGGTggtcaaatatttcaagaaacgTTGAAAATTACGTGTTTCCTTATCGCAATACTACAATCATCGATCCAAGTTACATTTGCGACAGTCGAaacagtgaaaaaatattcatcttaATCGTAGTTTGTTCGTCGGCACGCAATTTCGATGCAAGAGAAAGCATACGCGAGACATGGGGAAATGTGAGCAACTTCAATTAcaacaaatttcacaaaatgcaCGAAGACCTTAAAGGCGTGTTTTTGGAGCCAAATGCTAAAAATTGGGAAGAATATACGTCGACGGAGGATTTGTCAGAAGCGACAATATTGAACGAATTAAAAGGAATTGCCGTGACAGAGAAGAAAGAAATTCGACCAATCTCAGAACAAAAGTTTAcagtaaaattgatttttctcgtGGGACAAACGCAATACGCCTTTATGGAAGAAGAATACACTGATGAAGTACAGAATCGAATTAATCAAGAAGCCGAGTCGTATGGCGATATTCTGCAGGAAGGATTTCTTGATACATATAACAATTTGACCTTAAAATCAATTATGCTTCTCAAATGGGTTACAAATAACTGCGACgataaag TAAAATATGTGCTAAAAGTAGATGATGATACATTTGTGAATATACCCAATTTGATTCACATACTGTTGGGCGGAACAGTTCCTCTGTATAATGCATCTGTTAGTTTTTATGATCGAGAAAGTATTATCGTGAAAGCAGCGAAAAATCGATTGCCTAATAGCAAAAACCTTCTCGTTGGGCATTTGTTTTGCG gtgTTAAGCCTGTTGCTGATGTCAGCAGTAAATGGTATTCGCCATACTATTTGTTCCCTTCCGACATGTATCCTTCGTATCTCAGCGGAACAGCGTATCTGATGTCACTAAATGCTGTTCATCGATTGTACAATACGAGTCTTTCGACGCCTTTTTTTCATCTTGAAGATGTCTACATCACAGGAATTTGTGCAAACAAAACAGGCATCAAACGTATGCATCATCCTTTGTTCTTCTATTCAAGCATTAAGGACAAAGATAAGCAATACTGTTCCCTTCGCGGAATGGTGAGTCAACATCATCTTAGTCCGAGCGACATGAAACAAGCATTTGATCTTGTAACGAATACTACAAGTGTAAAATGCCCCGCACCAAAAACTAAagtatttttgccaaaattaaaGTTACAAATGAAACGAAAGTGTTAG
- the LOC134837945 gene encoding uncharacterized protein LOC134837945, which produces MKLIVKVLQGSEFEIQIAENALIIDVKREINRIAPSYPVEFQKVLSSGRTLLDDKTLDFYKIKDMSKLMLVIKKPDPLKDVLTRQLKKFYSEDVTDKIVKEFMLDFDQKMNEMSLDDFERLATSILGK; this is translated from the exons ATGAAACTAATAGTGAAAGTATTACAAGGGAGTGAATTTGAAATTCAg ATAGCAGAAAACGCACTAATAATAGACGTAAAACGTGAAATTAATCGTATAGCTCCATCATATCCGGTTGAATTCCAAAAAGTTCTTTCGAGCGGGCGAACATTGTTAGATGACAAGACTTTAGACTTCTATAAAATCAAAGACATGTCAAAGTTAATGTTGGTAATAAAAAAACCCGATCCTCTGAAGGATGTTTTGACGAGACAACTGAAGAAGTTTTACTCAGAAGATGTTACcgacaaaattgtaaaagaatTCATGTTAGATTTTGACCAAAAGATGAATGAAATGTCGTTAGATGACTTTGAACGATTAGCTACGAGTATTTTaggaaaatga
- the LOC134827396 gene encoding uncharacterized protein LOC134827396 — MNFTKLLSGNCRNLRFFCTKQRPNAPASAQTPKDPLANVKGLSANCVEPNKGPVGPGAKADGEYKVPEYFNYNTMSFHEAEVEMAKYRIPQPSSLK, encoded by the exons ATGAATTTCACGAAATTACTATCAGGCAACTGcagaaatttgagatttttctgCACAAAACAACGTCCTAATGCACCTGCAAGTGCTCAAACGCCCAAAGATCCATTGGCAAATG TAAAAGGCTTATCAGCAAATTGTGTTGAACCCAATAAAGGACCCGTAGGTCCAGGCGCAAAAGCTGATGGAGAATACAAAGTACCCGAATATTTCAATTACAACACGATGAGTTTCCATGAAGCTGAAGTTGAAATGGCAAAATATCGTATCCCTCAACCTTCAAgtctcaagtaa
- the LOC134827383 gene encoding DDB1- and CUL4-associated factor 8-like: MENPNENEKTIETNETCDSKSVKAEKSVSMVVDNEMPGTSSSSNCQNPNEDEEMSSIATTSTTNEPTDTLPKRNGLEFGGQSQVRKKRFSSRNYRNHFESNVNKSSSSDDEEMPELVHPGGHKRQRRHEVRTIAPPPPPEYLEELAAAADNDEGEEGNTDQDDVNDETANSDLSLGSSSSSSDPEIVTFDESSSGDEDIDVSFLNIERPKCSWIALRELFYREHGLSGKGRRTLAGRDPQMFKTRVMGSLNFVERLELMAKLDKHTGCVNGLNFSQDGHLLASGSDDLNVVLWNWASGTVSRVFRSGHHQNVFQTKFYGNGNIQLITTARDGYVRNHDVPSSGGKPYSTTLYKHLGPVHRVATGQMHPYDVLTAGEDGNVINVDMRERKKNRLVNVKNGKRKIILYGVSASPFHNEFCVYGRDKYVRVYDRRSCKTVLKNYFPETLIKDKKPCVLSVTSAVYSHNGSEIIASYADEDIFLFNRRDEEGHFQQRYKGHLNSQTIKNVNFFGSGSEFIVSGSDCGNIFFWDKKTTKIVQWMRGDENGAVNVLECHPEFPFLATSGIDSDIKIWAPSNENPPNLNGLEKCVRKNMRNRSKWLTGEDLFDEDFLRLIMQRRLRTFRGVASDLGLSSEMQDDNDGEEPPIDLNSDSQSNETSDDDETYPRDTFPCSPM, translated from the exons ATGGAAAATCCGAATGAAAATGa GAAAACCATTGAAACAAACGAAACGTGTGATAGCAAGTCGGTCAAAGCTGAAAAATCCGTTTCAATGGTTGTCGATAATGAAATGCCCGGAACTTCAAGCTCTTCAAATTGTCAAAATCCCAATGAAGATGAGGAAATGTCTTCGATTGCAACAACTTCAACAACAAACGAACCAACAGATACACTGCCAAAACGAAATGGCCTTGAGTTTGGAGGACAAAGTCAAGTGAGAAAGAAACGCTTCTCATCTAGAAATTATCGAAATCATTTTGAATCGAATGTCAATAAG tcaagCTCAAGTGACGACGAGGAAATGCCTGAGCTTGTTCATCCGGGAGGGCATAAACGTCAAAGAAGACACGAAGTAAGAACTATTGCGCCTCCTCCTCCTCCTGAATATCTTGAGGAATTAGCAGCTGCTGCAGATAATGATGAAGGAGAGGAAGGAAATACTGATCAAGATGATGTAAATGACGAAACAGCAAATAGTGATCTTTCTCTCGGaagttcatcatcatcttctgaTCCGGAAATAGT AACCTTTGACGAATCAAGTTCTGGCGATGAAGACATCGATGTTAGTTTCCTAAATATTGAACGACCAAAATGTTCATGGATTGCTTTGCGTGAATTGTTCTATCGCGAGCATGGATTAAGCGGAAAAGGGCGAAGAACTCTTGCTGGACGTGATCCTCAAATGTTTAAAACTCGTGTGATGGGTTCTTTAAACTTTGTTGAAAGATTGGAGTTGATGGCGAAACTCGATAAACATACTGGTTGTGTTAATGGCTTAAATTTCAGCCAAGATGGGCATTTGTTAGCTTCAGGCTCTGACGATTTAAATGTCGTTTTATGGAATTGGGCAAGCGGAACAGTTTCTCGTGTTTTTAGAAGCGGGCATcatcaaaatgtttttcaaacaaaattttatggaaatggcAATATTCAATTGATTACAACTGCACGCGATGGAT ACGTGCGAAATCACGATGTGCCTTCGAGCGGAGGAAAACCCTACTCTACAACTCTTTACAAACATTTGGGTCCCGTACATCGAGTTGCAACAGGACAAATGCATCCTTATGATGTTCTGACAGCGGGCGAAGATGGAAATGTGATTAACGTTGATATGcgtgaaagaaagaaaaatcgtTTAGTCAACGTCAAAAATGGAAAGcgtaaaattattctttatgGCGTGAGTGCAAGCCCTTTTCACAATGAATTTTGTGTCTATGGCCGAGATAAGTATGTTCGAGTTTACGATAGACGAAGCTGTAAGACTGTTTTAAAGAATTACTTCCCCGAAACATTGATCAAAGAT aaaaaaccaTGCGTACTAAGTGTTACATCAGCTGTATACAGTCACAATGGGAGTGAAATTATTGCGAGTTATGCTGATGAAGACATTTTCCTTTTCAACCGACGCGATGAGGAAGGACATTTCCAACAACGATACAAAGGTCATTTAAACTCACAAACAATTAAGAATGTCAATTTCTTCGGATCAGGTTCAGAATTCATCGTGAGCGGAAGCGATTGCGGAAACATCTTTTTTTGGGATAAGaagacaacaaaaattgtGCAATGGATGCGTGGCGATGAAAACGGTGCGGTAAATGTACTTGAGTGTCATCCCGAATTTCCGTTTTTAGCAACCAGCGGGATTGATTCGGATATTAAGATTTGGGCTCCAAGTAATGAAAACCCTCCGAATTTAAATGGGTTGGAAAAGTGTGTTCGAAAAAACATGCGAAATCGCAGCAAATGGTTAACAGGCGAAGATTTATTCGACGAAGACTTTTTGCGGCTAATAATGCAGCGTCGTTTACGAACATTTAGGGGCGTCGCAAGCGATTTGGGATTGTCGTCGGAAATGCAAGACGACAATGATGGCGAAGAACCTCCAATTGACTTAAACAGTGATTCGCAAAGCAATGAGACCTCGGATGATGATGAAACATATCCACGTGACACGTTTCCTTGTTCTCCAATGTag